The following are from one region of the Nicotiana tabacum cultivar K326 chromosome 3, ASM71507v2, whole genome shotgun sequence genome:
- the LOC142179527 gene encoding uncharacterized protein LOC142179527, translating to MTNMPSLLVCIITTLVITSIPITGWLSKQTLKVDYFLYIVDQAIFSLQNRFEQFEVYENIFDFLFSGKKLRSLDDKNLKKYCLNLECSLKHNSHSDIDGLNLFSELKVLREIVQVEDNTLIDILNQIKRLDSFPNAYIVYRIMLTVPITVASAERSFSKLKLIKFYLRSTMSRERLNGLAILSIEKELLEKIDYKKIINNFASQKARKIDFK from the coding sequence ATGACAAACATGCCGTCATTACTAGTTTGTATAATTACTACCCTAGTAATTACATCAATTCCAATTACAgggtggctttccaaacagacTCTTAAAGTTGATTACTTCTTGTACATAGTAGATCAAGccattttttcacttcaaaatagatttgaacaatttgaaGTATATGAAAATATCTTTGATTTCCTATTTAGTGGTAAAAAATTGAGATCATTAGATGAcaagaatttaaaaaaatattgtctTAACCTTGAGTGTTCCTTAAAACATAACAGTCACTCTGATATTGATGGTTTAAACTTATTTTCCGAATTAAAAGTGTTAAGAGAAATAGTACAAGTAGAAGATAATACTCTAATCgatatactcaatcaaataaaaagacttgattcttttccaaatgcTTATATTGTttatagaataatgttaacaGTTCCTATAACAGTTGCTTCAGCAGaaagaagtttttcaaaattaaaattgataaaattttacttaagatcaacaatgtctcgAGAAAGATTAAATGGCttggctatattatcaattgaaaaggaattattagaaaaaatcgattataaaaaaattattaacaactttgcatctcaaaaagctagaaaaatagattttaaataa